A genomic stretch from Lathyrus oleraceus cultivar Zhongwan6 chromosome 2, CAAS_Psat_ZW6_1.0, whole genome shotgun sequence includes:
- the LOC127119632 gene encoding pentatricopeptide repeat-containing protein At5g66520: MSNSTKRCLVLLEKCNNINHLKQAHAQIFTTGLENNTFALSRVLAFCSSHKHHHGSLTYACRVFERIQNPTVCIYNTIIKAFLININFKSTLLVFVKMLRNGMRPDNYTIPYVLKSCAGLQDCSLAKMIHGYGSKLGLVFDIFVGNSLMMMYCVFGDVVAARYVFDEIPSLSAVSWSVMISGYAKVGDVDSARLFFDEAPEKDKGIWGAMISGYVQNSCFKESLYLFRLMQLTDIVPDESIFVSILSACAHLGASDIGVWIHRHLNQSKLVPFSVQLSTSLLDMYAKCGDLETTKRVFNSMQERDIVCWNAMISGMAMHGDGKGALKLFYDMEKVGMKPDDITFIAVFTACSYSGMEHEGLKLLDKMCSVHNIEPKSEHYGCLVDLLSRAGLFEEAMVMIRKTTNSLNGSEEALAWRAFLSACCNHGETQLAELAAEKVLQLDKHSHSGVYVLLSNLYSASGKHSDARRVRDIMKTKGANKIPGCSSVEIDGVVCEFVAGEKTHHQMDKIHSFEENAYPVRLQSIEIHGLTLSCFY; this comes from the coding sequence ATGTCAAATAGCACCAAAAGATGCTTAGTGCTATTGGAAAAATGCAATAACATAAACCATCTCAAACAAGCACATGCACAAATTTTTACTACAGGTCTTGAAAACAATACCTTTGCTCTAAGCAGAGTTTTAGCTTTCTGTTCATCACacaaacatcatcatggaagtCTCACCTATGCTTGTAGAGTCTTTGAACGAATTCAGAACCCTACAGTTTGTATATACAACACAATCATCAAAGCTTTTCTCATTAATATCAATTTCAAAAGCACCCTCCTTGTGTTTGTTAAAATGCTTCGGAATGGAATGAGACCTGACAACTACACTATACCTTATGTATTGAAGAGTTGTGCGGGACTTCAGGATTGTTCTTTGGCGAAAATGATTCATGGGTATGGTTCAAAATTGGGTCTTGTGTTTGATATCTTTGTGGGTAATAGTTTGATGATGATGTATTGTGTGTTTGGTGATGTTGTAGCTGCACGGTACGTGTTCGATGAAATTCCTAGCTTAAGTGCAGTTTCTTGGAGTGTGATGATTTCTGGATATGCAAAAGTGGGTGATGTTGATTCAGCTAGGTTGTTCTTTGATGAAGCACCTGAGAAGGATAAAGGGATTTGGGGTGCCATGATTTCTGGTTATGTGCAAAATAGTTGTTTTAAAGAAAGTCTTTATTTGTTTCGATTGATGCAGTTGACTGATATAGTGCCTGATGAATCTATATTTGTGAGCATTCTTTCTGCATGTGCTCATCTAGGAGCTTCAGATATTGGTGTGTGGATTCATCGACATTTGAATCAATCAAAGCTAGTACCATTCAGTGTTCAATTAAGTACTAGTTTATTAGACATGTATGCTAAATGTGGGGATTTGGAGACGACAAAAAGAGTATTCAATTCAATGCAAGAGAGAGACATTGTATGCTGGAATGCTATGATTTCTGGTATGGCAATGCATGGAGATGGAAAAGGTGCACTGAAGCTATTTTATGATATGGAAAAAGTTGGGATGAAACCTGATGATATAACATTCATTGCTGTTTTTACTGCTTGTAGTTACTCAGGAATGGAACATGAAGGTTTGAAGTTATTGGATAAAATGTGTAGTGTTCACAACATTGAACCAAAAAGTGAACATTATGGTTGTTTAGTTGACTTACTAAGCAGAGCAGGGTTATTTGAAGAAGCTATGGTTATGATAAGAAAAACAACCAATTCATTGAATGGCTCTGAAGAGGCATTGGCTTGGAGAGCATTTCTGAGTGCATGTTGTAACCACGGAGAAACTCAACTGGCTGAACTTGCTGCTGAAAAAGTGTTGCAGTTGGATAAACACAGTCACAGTGGAGTCTATGTTTTGCTTTCTAATTTGTATTCAGCATCTGGTAAACACAGTGATGCTAGAAGGGTGAGGGATATCATGAAAACCAAAGGAGCTAACAAGATACCAGGTTGTAGCTCAGTAGAGATTGATGGTGTTGTCTGCGAGTTCGTTGCCGGCGAAAAAACGCATCACCAGATGGATAAAATACACAGTTTTGAAGAAAATGCATATCCAGTTAGACTACAATCAATAGAAATTCATGGTTTAACTTTAAGTTGCTTCTATTAA